The Sulfolobus sp. A20 genomic interval AGCCAGAGGAAGTAGCAAATGTAATAGCTTTTCTATCATCAGATGAAGCTTCATATATTAACGGTGCAATAATAGAGGTTACGGGAGGGTTAACCTTATGATAGTAGGATTTTCTAGTATGATTTACAAGAAGTATGAAGGATCAACATTTCAACTATTGGCTGAAACTGTAAGTAAGGCTTTAGATATGGCTTCAATGGAACTAAAGCAAATTGATGGTGTGTTTTACACAATATTACCCGGGACATTTGATGGTAAGGCTGCCCTTCACTTCTCCTCCTTTCAAATACCATCATTCCTAGGAATAAAGCCTAAAGTTATAGAGATAGTAGAATATGGTGGGCCTTCAGCCTTAACGATGCTATACAGAGCTGAGAAAATGATAAGCATGGGAGAAATAGAGAACGCTCTATGTATAGTTGGTGGAAAATCTTCTTCATTAAGAGAAAATAGAGTAACTGCAGACAGTGTGGATAGATTTTTTGGAAATGTTCAAATAACTCCTTATGATGATTTCTTCAGAGTATATGAGGATATAAATCCTGTTAGCGATTATGCATTAGTGGCTAAAAGACATGCTAAACTATTCAATACTACTGATGAACAGAGGGCTTTAATAGCCGTAATGCAAAGGAAGAACGCATTAGGAAATGAAAAAGCATTATACCGTACACCTTTGAGTGTGAAGGAAGTCTTATCCTCAAGGATGGTTAGTGATCCATTAAGACTATTAGAAATAGTGTATCCAGTAGATGGGTTTCACGTTTTTGTATTGAGTAAACATTCAAGAAAATCAAATTTAAGACCACTAAAGATAGAGTTTTATGGGGAAGCTCATTGGTCCGAGATGCCAACAGAATTGAATGATATTATATACACCCCTGCTATAGAAAGTAGTAAAGGTGCGAATTTAAATAAAGTAGACGCTTTTCAATTATATGACTCCTTTACCATAACGGTCATGCTACAAATAGAGGATATTGGACTTAGTGAGAAAGGCAAGGGAGGTAAGTTTATTGAAAGTAATGATATCACATATCAAGGAAACGTGCCAATAAACACTGGAGGTGGATCATTAAACGTTGGTCAACCAGCCTATATGAGTGGAGGTGTGATATTAGAAGAAGCTATAATACAACTAAATGATATGGGATATAACCGACAGGTTAAGGGCGTTAATAAGGTTTTAATCAACGGAATTGGCGGATGGAATAGAGGACATTCCGTCACTATGGTCCTAGCAGGTGAATAATGATGTATGAAGAAATTAAAAAGAAATATACGGAAATGTTTGAGAGAAACAAATTACCTTACATAAGATGTAACAACTGCTCATATATATTCTATTACCCTAGAGATTATTGCCCAAAATGCGGATCACGGAAATTAGAAGTATTAGAAAGCAATGGTTTAGGTAAAGTTTTTTCGTATACAAAATTTTTTAATAAAGAAGGAAAAGAAATAATCTATGGAATAGTAGAACTTAATGAGGGATTTAGAATCTACACGAATTTCACGAGTAACATAGATATTGGAGACAGAGTTAAGGTGAAGTTTATAAAAGTAAATAATAAGATAATACCAGTATTTGATAAAGTATGAAGTTAGGACGTCTTTTATTAAACTAGAGATTGTGGTAGGATATACATCTTCAACACCTAAAGATATACAAAATTATTTAATTTATTTGATTTTATAACTAATAATTTATTAACGAGGGGAACATCTAAGGCGAGGAAGTCAGATTAATGTCTACTACTAGGAGTTTTGATTTCATCAACCTAACTCCTAAATCTTTATTTTCATTACATATGTTTTTAATCTAATTAGCGTTAAGTCATACAAACTTTGCTAGTTATCCGAAACTGTAGTTAATGAAGATTGAAAATTAGTAGTTCTTGAGTTTAAACTCCTTGGAGAGTAAGGCTAACTAATTATACTCTTCATAATTTCCATCATTCTCCTACCGTTCTTTAGCATCCACAAATCATTGTTAAAAAATATGTATACCTTTTCGGGATTTTGTTCAAGAATTCTATGTGCTACTTCAATCAACTCCTCTTCTTTATACTCATAAAAATACCAGTTTTCTCTGCCATGCATTCTCAAGTAAACGATCCCCGATGTATTTACCAAGTACGTTCCAATTGGAGAATCTATTGAAACTACTGTTACCTTCAAGTCCAACTTCCTCCTATACCATTCTGGATCTCTAAACTCGATAGCCATCTTATTCCCCACTTCATTCTCGAATTTTTTAACCCTATTAAGGTTCTCCTCATTAAACTTAAATGAGGGAGGCATCTGGAATAAGTAGAAATCCGGATTTAGTTCCCTTATATTATCTTCAAATTTTCTCCAAATTTCAATATCAGATAATCTCTTCACGTGAGTTATCATCCTATTTACCTTAATTGCCCATCTTATGTTATTATATTTCTTCCACGAGGATATTTGCTTACTAGTCGGAAATTTATAGAAACTAGCGTTTAATTCTACTGCATTAAAGCCTGAGTTCTTTACGTACCAATCAAGGTTTTTCTTTGGGTTCCAGCTGTACATCCAACCAGAAGTTCCTATATAAACTTCCATTATTATGTATATGTGAAGATTGTTTTAATCATTAACTCTGTTAAAGTAAGCTTACTGAGGATTTATGAGAAAAACTAATAAAAGGTTATGTAAAGACGTATATTATTATGTGTTTGCTTAGGACTATTAATGTACAAAGACCATTACTTTCCAATGATATACTTTTGATTGAAGAGGAGGAATTCGAGAAGCTTGGGGACGAAATTTATATTAAAGTATTAGCTTCTGATAGAAGAGGGGATGAGATAAGTAAGAGTTATTATTATTTTATTGTCAACAAGTTAAAACAAATTGGTCTACTGGTTGATAATGCAATAGGATTTAAGGTGGTATTTCCATTTAAGACAAAATCAGATAATATTTCAATTAGTGATGGGATAATGTTCATTACCGATAATAAGTATCTAGTTTATTATTATACTAAAGATTATGATTATAACTGCGAATTTTGTCCAGTTCAAAACGAGTGTATTTACGATTTAAAAACATTAGCTAAACTGACCAACATAAAGATAAGGAACGAAAAATTAAATGATGCTTGGATTTACCTTATAGAGAATGTGAGAAGAGACGTCATATCCAGTTTGAAATTTATGAGAGTTAAGGCGGAAGGTTTAAGTATAGAACATAAGAGCTTAAGTGAAGCTAAGAGGATTAAGCAGAGTATCCAAATTACTGACATTAGATCTTATTTAGAGGATAAGAGGAGGTTACAAAATGAGTAAAGATTCACTGTAAAGGGTTGGAGGAAGCCAGTTACGTTATTTGGCTATCAATCTTAGCTCTAATATTTTGAGGATTTAATAATAAGGTTAGGAGCCCCCGTTAGAACACCTCAAAAATACTAAATACTTCTTACCTTTCACGAACGAAAAGGAAGCCTCACCTTTGGGTTTAGGAATAGTGAACATTAAGTTTTCACATAAAAGCTAAGAACATGTTAAAGGCTCTATAAAGAAGATGGTAAATAAGTTTAGGTAAAATGCTAAATGCATCAACTGATTTCCTAGAAGATTTAAACTTTACACTTAAACTTTTTATTGATAGTATCTATAAAGTTATATATTTAATATTTATATAAAGAATTGAGAAAACATAATCTAAGCATGTATATATATATTTTTATTAAATGTTTCTATAGTTGTTCAGCTGCAAGTACTAAGTATAAAAACTATTTAACTTCTAGGACTAGAAGATACTTCTGGGGATAGAAGTGATCTTTTCAATCCTTTAACTAAAAGTTCTAGAAAAGATTTCTTTAATAGAGAGATAGAAAAGGTTTAAATCTCTATCGTCATCAATCTCTTTAGTCTTAGGCCTCAGAAGTACTGGAAAATCTTCAGTAATAAAAATTGCCATAAATGAAACGCAACTTCCGTATATCTATATAGATATGGGAAAATACAAAGAGACGAATTATATATCATTTTAAGGATTTCATACTTGACATTGAAAAAGAAATAAATAGTTTAACTGTAAGTTACCTTCACTAATGAACTTCCTCAAACGAATAGAGGTTGTTAGCGTACTAGGTGATGAAGTAAAGTTCCATTGGGGAGAGAGTTAATAGGGTCAAATTTTCGTCACTGTTAGAGTCACTTGACGAGTAGGCTGATGATAGAGTTATTGTAGCTTTAGACGAAGCTCAAGAACTAATTAATTTAAGGGGAGCAAATTTGATTTATCTTTCCTTCAATAATCTGAGGAAAGTCAAGACTATATTAACAGGATTAAAGATTGGTTTATTATATAGATACTTAAAGATAGAAGACCCTGGTTCTCCTCTATACGAGAGAGAAATGAACAGAATATAATTTACCCCTTTTGATACAGAGAAAAGCAAGGAATTTTTAGAGAAAGGATTTAAAGAAGTTGGAATAGGTTTTTAGTAAATATGATTAAAATTTACGAAGCAATGGGAGGAGCACCAAGTTGGTCAAATTGCTTCAGATACTACTCCTATCAAAATGAGGACTATGATAAGGCTTTAGAATTGACCTTACCTCAAAAGATGCTACTGAATATAAGATTTCAGCAAGTATTGACGGTAGGTTAAAGTCTCCCTTTCTTATTGTACTCTCTTTATCCTAACTAGATCTTTCAGTCTCTCCCAGTCTTTATCGTTGCTAACAACCGTATAATTCAGTCTCTTAGCTATTACAGCGTTTATTGCTTCACCTAGATTTACGTCTCTCTCAAACATTATTTTTATCCCTTCTTCAACATCCTTAAGGGAAACTTCAACTACTACATCTTTTATCTGCGATAGTGTGAGGTACAGGAAATTCAAATAACCTTCAGCCCTTCGTCTCTCTCCTCTTTTAATAAGCTCATGGTGTTTCCTGCGTATGACGATGGCAAGCTCAATGATTGACACTAAACTAACGATAAAGGGCTCCTTAACCTTTACGAACTGCTTAGACACTAAGATATCTGTGTCTAAGAGGTATTTTTCTTCCATCAAGGAATTTCAGCCTAAATCCTTCATAAACCTTTTGGATAACTCCTCCTCAGCCTCTTCATGAACTTCTTTAAAGTCAAGCTCTGTTACTAACCTTATGAACTCCTCAGTAAAGAAGTTTGAAGCTTTCTTGCTCGCAGCTTCAGCTAACTCTTGATTATCAGTTAAAAAATATCCATTACCTAAGTCGATTAAG includes:
- a CDS encoding thiolase family protein; protein product: MIVGFSSMIYKKYEGSTFQLLAETVSKALDMASMELKQIDGVFYTILPGTFDGKAALHFSSFQIPSFLGIKPKVIEIVEYGGPSALTMLYRAEKMISMGEIENALCIVGGKSSSLRENRVTADSVDRFFGNVQITPYDDFFRVYEDINPVSDYALVAKRHAKLFNTTDEQRALIAVMQRKNALGNEKALYRTPLSVKEVLSSRMVSDPLRLLEIVYPVDGFHVFVLSKHSRKSNLRPLKIEFYGEAHWSEMPTELNDIIYTPAIESSKGANLNKVDAFQLYDSFTITVMLQIEDIGLSEKGKGGKFIESNDITYQGNVPINTGGGSLNVGQPAYMSGGVILEEAIIQLNDMGYNRQVKGVNKVLINGIGGWNRGHSVTMVLAGE
- a CDS encoding Zn-ribbon domain-containing OB-fold protein, coding for MMYEEIKKKYTEMFERNKLPYIRCNNCSYIFYYPRDYCPKCGSRKLEVLESNGLGKVFSYTKFFNKEGKEIIYGIVELNEGFRIYTNFTSNIDIGDRVKVKFIKVNNKIIPVFDKV
- a CDS encoding DUF72 domain-containing protein, with the translated sequence MEVYIGTSGWMYSWNPKKNLDWYVKNSGFNAVELNASFYKFPTSKQISSWKKYNNIRWAIKVNRMITHVKRLSDIEIWRKFEDNIRELNPDFYLFQMPPSFKFNEENLNRVKKFENEVGNKMAIEFRDPEWYRRKLDLKVTVVSIDSPIGTYLVNTSGIVYLRMHGRENWYFYEYKEEELIEVAHRILEQNPEKVYIFFNNDLWMLKNGRRMMEIMKSIIS
- a CDS encoding PIN domain-containing protein; this translates as MEEKYLLDTDILVSKQFVKVKEPFIVSLVSIIELAIVIRRKHHELIKRGERRRAEGYLNFLYLTLSQIKDVVVEVSLKDVEEGIKIMFERDVNLGEAINAVIAKRLNYTVVSNDKDWERLKDLVRIKRVQ
- a CDS encoding VapB-type antitoxin, with protein sequence MIGEKVERKVDEKGRVYIPEYKGKKVYLIDLGNGYFLTDNQELAEAASKKASNFFTEEFIRLVTELDFKEVHEEAEEELSKRFMKDLG